Genomic window (Pristiophorus japonicus isolate sPriJap1 chromosome 9, sPriJap1.hap1, whole genome shotgun sequence):
CctgcggacctagagctgggaagtgggattaggtcgGATAGCCtcctgttggctggcatggacatggcctccttccgtgctgtaaatttccatgattctatgattgtcaATCTGGTGAGAAAATGATCAGAAAAATAGTCAAACTGCCCCAGGGTCacgttgttcagccgccgaatccatagagagtgcggccctgccgctTCAGAGCGTACACCATATCCATGGCTGTGACCATTTTGCGTTTGgtgtgctcagtgtaggtgaccacatccctgatcacattctccaggaaacccttcagcaccccgcgggtctcctcgtagatcaggcccgagatccactTGACACTGCCACAGCGATCCAGGTGGCCGATGGCAGGTTTGGTGATACCCTGGATGTTATCACTGAGCACTTTACGGTGGCGTttggctccgcctttacccagtcctttgcctcctttacctcggcCAGACATCATAATTCTTCACAGGAACATAAATTGAATGATAAACTCTCGCCATCCAGATGTGTTTATGAAGCCAGCCCGGACCTGGTTAAGGAAGGCGAGTGCGAGAGAGGCAAGGAGGAACCAGAATCAGAGTGACAGGTTGAGCAGAGACAGTGGCCTCTGAGCTTCCAGATCTGCCTCCAGACTTCATGCTCCAGCATTGAAATACATGCCTGCTCCTCCCCCGCACCCTCTCCCCGCCCAGTGTTTAACCCGACGGGAAGGGCCCTtgcgacctcccctcccccagctctgccagcggctgccgtttcctctgtgcttggctgatgatcattgaacacatcagggagcggcgATATCctgggcccgagtaagggagcaaacagcagcctccttccaGCAGCTCATCACATTGAGACTGTGTCCGTAAATGGGCTTTGTATCGGGGGCTGTTtgaaagaggcagagtggagcaggaagtagtttgggaacatggagtgagtgggggaagggagcggagatatcccaggttgtgtgtgtacagtgtaaggcaacagagaaagttaatcaccgcactctttcaaatcattgTTGCATTCTTTCACCAAATCAGTAGTAAATGTTCCTgatttccaatctcaccgtgtctgctcttcttcgacattgaacagtggaaacacagcttgacagtgaggatgtgaggagtgtcacaaagtgcatctattgcaggcaccaggacagAAGTGTGAAAGTGGACATTCCGTTTTGTTTCGGtgcgttgagttctccagaaccatgttgaaggtgatcgagagatacattgtcgcaccCTGAGATACATTCTGTTGACTGCACAGGCCCTTAACTTGGTTctaatagactgagaacaattgtggtacagcccaggtacctgtagTTATAATCCAGAAAgtgattcagaattttacaggtagtcctaTGGGAGAGGAAGTTATAAATCTCAACTGTATCAATCGGGTGAGCCCATTCATGAACCAGTACCGGATTTgtattgtgtctggatgctgataactttctatgAAACCATCCTaca
Coding sequences:
- the LOC139273432 gene encoding histone H4-like, whose translation is MMSGRGKGGKGLGKGGAKRHRKVLSDNIQGITKPAIGHLDRCGSVKWISGLIYEETRGVLKGFLENVIRDVVTYTEHTKRKMVTAMDMVYALKRQGRTLYGFGG